One genomic region from Lycorma delicatula isolate Av1 chromosome 1, ASM4794821v1, whole genome shotgun sequence encodes:
- the LOC142325797 gene encoding uncharacterized protein LOC142325797, with product MFVPFAALSKRINTLPFRIIKECGLNRFDNDGIVSCKECNWTITSETNLFHCGIAHKTYDETCSVAEELFNCCLFFKDSIVCIDLMMSTFSNWPRLFPKVELLLEAGFYFTGVMDSVACIECGLEIFEWLDNDNPFKEHQKVSYNCKMVKNKMKG from the exons ATGTTTGTCCCGTTTGCGGCGCTCAGCAAAAGGATAAACACACTCCCATTCAGAATTATTAAAGAATGTGGATTAAATCGCTTCGATAATGATGGAATCGTTTCATGTAAGGAATGTAATTGGACTATAACCtctgaaactaatttatttcattgcgGAATTGCACATAAAACATATGATGAAACTTGTAGTGTTGCTGAAGAATTAttcaattgttgtttattttttaaagatagcaTAGTTTGTATTGACCTGATGATGAGTACTTTTAGTAATTGGCCAAGGCTTTTTCCAAAGGTTGAATTATTGTTGGAAGCAGGATTTTATTTCACCGGCGTGATGGATTCTGTGGCATGTATCGAATGTGGTCTTGAAATTTTTGAGTGGTTGGATAATGATAACCCGTTTAAGGAGCATcaaaaagtttcatataattgcaaaatggtgaaaaataaaatgaaag gtTAA